GTCGGCCGTCTGCGCGCGGAAGAGGATCGACGAGTCGCTCGGCGTGTCGACGTCGGCGATGAACTGCCGCCAGCGCACGCGGGTTCCGACCGGGCAGGAGGCCACGAAGTCACGCACGAACGTGGCCGCGGAGTAGAGCGGCGCAGGAGCCGGCGGGGGCGCCCCGACACACGCCGACACGTCGAAGAACATGTACTCGAGAGCCTTCTCGCTCGCCGTGAGGGCGTTCGCGAGCTTGCATTCGCTCGGGAACGTGGCCCCTCCGCTGTTGCGCCGGTAGTCGACCGGGGCCACGTGCGACGAGAGATAGACGACGCGCCCTTCGGGGTTCGCCGAGCCGACGGGCGTGTCGAACGTCACGTGGTGGATGTAGTTGTAGAACGCGAACCCGAACGGGTTGTAGTTCCTCAGCCACGTGTTCCCGTTCGGGAGAATCGAGAGCGAGCGGCGACGGCCTTCTTCGAAGTACACCCGGTTCGCGCCGTTCAAGCCTCCGTTGGCGGCGAGCCAGTCGTAGAACGCCTGCGCGCGCGGCGGCGCGGTGTCCACGTTCGCCTCTTGGGAGCCGACTCCGCTTCCGGAGTTGTTGAACATGTTGTCGAGCGGATCGGTCTTGTAGACGGCCGTGTTCGGATAGATGTTCCGGGCGCCGCCGCCATCCCCCTCGTGCCAGACCACCCAGTCGGAGAGGTGGGTCGCGAAGATTCGGCCCCCTTTGTCGGCGAAGACCTTCGTGCGATCGACCTCCGCATTGTTCGGGTAGAACGCGGGATTGTTCGACTTTTTGCCGCCCTCGCATGGGAGGACCAGCATCGCGTGTTTGTCGATCTCGGCCTGGCTGTTGAGGAGCCCGGCGCGCTTCTCGGGCACCGGACCGAAGTGCGGTGCGCCTCCCGCGAGCTGCGGCCCGCAGTCGCCCGAGTTGTTCGCCAAACAGCCCTGGTACATGTGGACGCGCCCGTTCTGGCTCGGGTGCGTGAACTCGGCCACGTCGACGCCGATCTTGGCGATGAAACACTCGAGGGTGTCGGCGTCGCCCGTGACGACGGCCATTTGAGGGATGTTGCCCTCGGCCTTGTTCTTCGGGAGGCGAACGTGCCCGAGGTTCTGCGTCATGCAGTTCGCCGTGAGCGGGATGACCTTCCGCCACCGGCCCGTCTGGACGACGATGTTGAAGGGGGTCGTGTTCGGGTAGCCGGGCGGGATGTTCAGCGTGAAGCTCCCGTCGAGCCCGGACTGCACGCGGTTGTCGGGCACACCTCCACCAGAGCCACCCGTGAGGATCGTGGAGCACGAGTCCTGCGCGACGCCCTCGGGCAGCGCCGAGAGCGGCCCCTCCTGGAGGAACACGTACACGTTCGGGAGCGGCAGGTTATCGCCCGGATCGTAGATTTGCCCCTTGATGACCGTGTTGCACGTCGACGCGGCGGCGAGCGTCACGCCACCGTCCGTAACCGAAAAGCCCGAGCCCGCGTCGAGCCCCGTGGCCGTGTCGACGTAGTTCGAGCACGACGGGTCGCACGGATCGGCGCACGACGTAGACCCTCCGAGCGCGAGCGGCCCGACGCTCGCGAACACGTGGCCGGCCGACGCGGTCGAGCGTGGCCCCATGTCGCAGCCCCCCCACACACCGTTCGTGCACGCGCGACGCCCCGTTTGGCAGACGAGACCTCCGGCCTTCGTCGGCACCTTCTGCGCACACTCGACGGTCTGGCCTTCGCTCGCGCAGGCGCACCCTTGCTGAGGCGCGCGGCAGGTGGTCGGGGTGACGCCCGGTGTGCCTATGGCGTTGGGCGTCGTGTTGTTGCTCGAGCACGCCGCGAGGAGCGCCGTGACGAGACTGCCCGTAGTGAGGAGCGCGATGGCTTTTCGGGAGAGCACCACGCCGACATCATGGCACGGTCTTTTGGCCGCGGCACCGATTTCGCTGAAAATGGTGCGAGGCTGTATGGACGAAAGTTGACCTTTTTGCGTACTCGGTCGACGTGCGCCACCTCACTCGTTGGCGACGCAGTCGTAGAGCTGACGCCACTGGTCGAGCCTCGGCGAGCCGCCCGCGCCCACGTTGTAGGTCATGTAGACACGGAGCCAGCGCTTCGACGTGGTGAGCCCCTCGTCGCGGAGGCGGAGCGACACGGGCACGGGGTTGAGGGCGCCGTCGACCTCGTTCACCCATGCCGGGGTGGCCGACACGGGGCTGTTCGTCGGCGTCGCCGAGCCGGCGTTCACGCTCACCGGGGCAGGATCGGGGTTCGCCGGGAGCGCGGCCTGGGTGTCGGCCGTAGCCGCTCGGAACGCGATCGAGCTCGCCGCGGGCACCGATGCGCGCCACTGGAAGAGCTGCCACTTCGGGGTGAAGCCCTGAGCGCACGTGGCCTGGAAATCGCGGACGAAGGTCTGCGACGTGGGGAGCGTGCACACCGAGCGTGCGCGATCGAACCCCTGGAGCGTGAGCGTGTAGTTGCTGCCCGTCGTGTTGCGCTCGGCCTGGAACACCGCGATCTCGTAGGTGGTCCCGACGACGAGCCCGATCGACGCGGCCACGGCAGGGCTGAGCGTGACGGTGCCCGCTGCCGCGGGGTGGACGCCGCCGATGTCGACGACGAGACGGCCATTGATGAACACGAAGACGTCGTCGTCGCCGTTGAAATCGAGCTTCTCGCCCCCCGCGAACGTGAAGGGCACACGCACCTCGCTCGTGAAGTGGAAGTTCTTCCCGGTCGCCGCGTAGTTGCCGTACCCAAGCCCGTTGATGGGGAAGAAGTTGTTCGACGAGAACCGGTACTCGCCACCCGGCTGACGGGTGAGCGTGAGGGTGTCGAGGATGCGAATGTTGTTGCCCGTCGGGCGGTACCAGTCGTCGAACGTCGTGGCGCTCGTCACGGTGCCCTGGCTCGAGGCGAACACGGGGAAACCATCGGCGGCGAGCGTCGAGGCCACGATGCCGGGCTTCACGCCGAAGCCGCTCGTGGGCTGCACGTCGGGGTGCGTGCCCTTGAGGTCACGGTAGATGACGGGGACGGTCACGCTCGGCGCGAGGCCCGACGACACCGTGTTGCACGTCGCGCCGGCCTCGACCGTGCACGTGGCCGAGCAGCCGTCGCCGCTCACCGAGTTGCCGTCGTCGCACGCCTCGCTCGGGAACTTGATGCCGTCACCGCACACGGCGACGCACGCACCTCCTCCCTTCGGGCAGCTCACCTCTTTTTGGCAGGTCGGAGAGCAGCCGTCGAACGGCACGAGGTTCCCGTCGTCGCAGCGCTCGGCGCCCTCGATGGTTCCGTTTCCGCACGTGGCCGGAATGCAGGGCGAGCCCGGCGTCGGGCACTGGAACCCGACCTCGAGGAGGCACGTGGCGCCGCAGCCGTCGCCGGCCGTCGTGTTGCCGTCGTCGCACTCCTCTCCGCCTTGGAGCGCTCCGTCGCCGCACACAGCGACGCCCGTGGACACGAGCCCGCCACCCGAGAGGCCGAACCCCGGCCCCGCGTCGACGCCCGTGGGCGTGTCGACCATGACCTGGCAGCTCGGATCGCAGAGGTTCAGGCCTCCGTCGATCGTCGCGCAGCCGACCGGGGTGCCGAGCGCGCTGAACCTTAGCCCCGAGCCCGGGCCGAGCACCGGTCGCGATTTGACGGACACCGTGCCCGACGGGCGACACGCGCCGAAGACGCCGCCCTCGCACGTGAGCTTGCCCTCGGCGCAGTAGATGAAATTCTCTTCGCCCTTGATCTCGTACCCGCACGCCGCCTCGGCTCCCGCCGCGCAAGGGCAGCCCGCCGCCGGCGTGGCGCACGACGTCCCCGCGCCGGGTCCGCCGCCGCTTGCCCCCCCCGACGAAGGCGACGAGCCCCCCTGTCCGCATGCGACGGCGAGGGCGACGATTCCCGCGACCGAAAAGAAGACCCCTAGCGGTCGCGCGGCTTGGAAAAATGTCATGCTACCGTTGAGTGAAGCACGCCGCATACCGGCACGCCATCACGCGGAAACCACGAGGGATTTCATGGCCCACGACTGCGCAAGAAGGTCAACGTCCGGCAAAAAGGTGCGACTCGTCGCCCTCTTGCTTGCGGGCGCCGGGTGGGTCGCCGCGTGCTCGAGCCCGGGCACGGCGACGCCAATTTCGTCGACGGGTCAGCCACCTCCCACACCGGGGACAGGGTCCACGACGCCCACCCCCACCGACGCGAGCACCGACAGCAGCGTAGACGCCGCCGACGCGGCCGATGGGGCCCCTCCGTGCCTCGGCGACCGGCCTGCGCAGACCGCGGAGACGCCCTGCCCGCCCGGCGCGTGCGAGGCGAGCTGCCAGCGCGTGCGGCCTCGGTACAAGGGCCAGGTCGCCGACGCCGTCGCCGCGTGCCTCGCGAACGAGCGCGCGTGCAACGCGGACACGAACGTCGTTTTGTGCGTGGACCGCGCGTTCGCGCGCGCGTGCCCGACCGCCGAGGCGAAGACCCTGTGCGCCCAGCTCGTGCCTGCGTGCGATCCGAACGCCGGAGGAGTGGGCAGCATCATCGACCTCGAGGGGTGCGAGTCGCTCTTCCGCGGCCTCTCCGCCGCAGGGCGAGACGAGCTCGGGACCTGCATCCGCGCGAAAATCACGGCCGGGACGTGCGCACGCGAAGTGGGCGCCTGCGCCGACGCGATCCGACGCTGAGCGGCCGACGCGAGGGCATCGAGGAGGAGTGAGGCGCCCGAGGTGCGGCGAAGAGGGGGCTACGGCGTCGCGTCTTTGGCGCAGCGGAAGCCGACGTTGGGCCCCGCTTCGATGACCGAGCCCCAGTCCCGTGTGCTCGCGCGCGCGCGGCTCGGGGAGGTCTGGAAACCGCCGCCGCGGAGCGTGTGGCTCGCTCCGGAGCGAGGGGCCAGGTCGCCGAGGTGCTCGGAGTACCAGTCTTGGGTCCACTCCTCGACGTTCCCGGACAGATCGAGCACCCCGTAGACGCTCGCGTTCGCGGGCACGCTCCGCACACGCCAGGGCCGCGCGAAGCAGCCGCGCCCGGAGTTGTCTCGAATGAGCGTGTTCGCGAGCTTGCAGTCCGGTAGGCGATTTCCCCACGGGTACACGTAGCCGGAGGGCCCCCGCGCCGAGAGCTCCCACTCCACCTCCGACGGGAGCCGCTTGCCCACGGAGCGGCAGTACGCTTCGGCGTCCTCCCAACGAACGCACGAGACGGGGAGCTCTCCGTCTTGGGCGTCGTACGTGCATTGTGCGCTCGTCACACGAGGCCGCTCGCAATGTTTGCTCGCGACACATGCGCGGTACGCCGCGACGGAGACCTCGGTCTTGTCGATCCAGAAGGGCCCCGAGGTCGTCGTGCGTTGGGGTTTCTCGTTGGGTGGCGCTTTGCCGAACGCCGTCCCCATCACGAAGCGCCCGCCGGGGACGCGGACCATCCCGTCCTTCTCGGGCACCTTGATGCGAACGACACCGTGCGCCTTGGGCTTCGCCGGGCCGCTCGCAGGGTCGTGCTCGGGCTCCTCCGCGTCGGCCGAGGGTGGCTCGGACGGCGGCTCGACGAGGGCCCCACGCGCGGACGGCAGGGCGAACGTGGCGGCCATGAGACCGACCGACGACGCGACCACGAGGGCTGTGCGACCAAACCGATGCATTCTACATCTTCGGGCTCGACGGGAGGGGCTCGAGCCCACGCGGACGCGGCCCGGGATCGGGCGGCGGGCGAACCGGAGGTGGAGAGGCCTTGATCGAGGGCTTCACGTACGCGGCCGCCGCGGGCGCACGAGGCCCCGCGAACTTCACGCACACCCCCGCCGCGTGCGCGCGGCTGTAGCCGAGGTCGATCGTGGTCTTGGTGATGGCGTCGCAGCCGAGCTCGGCGCCCCGGTCGGCCAAGGCCTGCGCCACGTCCTCCGGGTTCGCCATGGAGCCTGCCCCGAACGCTTGCACGAGCCCGAGCTCCTCGACCGGACGCCCGACGTCTTGGCCCTCGAGGTAGAGCTCGACGCGACCCTCCGCGGATGGGCTTTGGGGACGCTTCAACATGGCCGAATGCGCCTCGACCGAGCCGCACCCGGAGAGGAGCAGGAGGGCCACGACGGACGCCGGGCGGAGCAGGGACGTCATAGCTGCTTCTCCGACGTGTCGGCCGGGGGCGGAGGTTCGGCCGGAGGAGGAGCGGGCGGCTCGGCCTTCGGGGGCGCGGCGGGGGCGGGCACCACCTGCGGGGCGGCGGGCGCCTCGACCCGGTCCGTGTAGGCGTGCCCGAGCATGCTCACCACGACGATCTCGTCGTTCGTCGTGTACATGCGCTGCCCCGCGCACTGCACTCGCGTCCCGCAGGGGTAGTAGTACGTCTCGAGGTGGGTCCGAGTCACGAGCTCGAACCGGGCGCGCACCGTGTCAATTTTTGCAATGTTTCCGCCAATTTGCGCGACCTTCTGCACGAACACGGGGAGCAGCGTGCCCACGGTCGATTCGCTCTGCGAAGCCGACACCTCCACGACGCCGAGGTCGACCGCTCCCGGCGGGACGGCGTTGGTGGCGTAGATGGAGACGGGCCCCGAGTACGAGGGCTGCCTCGGCCCCGTGGCGACGGCGCTCCCCCGCACGGTGGAGCAGCCTTCGAGGAGCGCGAGCGCGGCCGCACCGACGACGGGCGCGAACCGAGCGAGCGCGAGCGATCTACGTTCTTGCATGACGGGCCCCCTCATCTTGGGCCCTCGCGCCCTCGCCAGCAAGGGCCTCGGACGCGCCGAACCCCGCGAAAAGCCTGCGCGAGAGCCCTTCCGCAGCGGTCCGTCAGAGCAGGTTGGCCGCGAGCTCCGCGAGCTCGCTGCGCTCACCCTTCGAGAGGACGATGTGGCCCGCGACCTTCTCGCCCTTGAACTTGTCGGCCGCGATCGTGAGCCCGTTCGACGCGCTGTCGACGTAGGGGTTGTCGATCTGGCCCGGGTCCCCGGTGAGGACGATCTTCGTGCCGTCGCCCGAGCGCGTGATGATCGTCTTCACCTCGTGAGGCGTGAGGTTCTGGGCCTCGTCGACGATGATGAACTGCTGCGGGAGCGAGCGACCGCGGATGTAGGTGAGCGGCTCGACCTGGAGCTGACCGCTCTCGAGCATCTCCGCGTAGGCCCGCGAGCCCTTCTTCTGCCCGTGGGAGAAGAGAAACTCGAGGTTGTCGAAGATGGGCTGCATCCAGGGGTTCAGCTTCTCGTCGACGTCGCCGGGGAGGAAGCCGATGTCGCGGCCGAGGGGCATGACGGGGCGAGACACGAGGATGCGCGTGTAGATGCCGTCCTCGATGGTGCGCTTCAGGCCCGCCGCGATGGCGAGCAGCGTCTTCCCGGTGCCGGCCTTGCCGACGAGCGTGACGAGGCGAATGGACTCGTCGAGCAAGAGATCGAGCGCGAGGCTCTGCTCTTTGTTTCGAGGGCGCACGCCCATGACCCCCTCGCGCGGGACGCGGAGGGCGATGACGCCGCCCTTTTGGGCGTCGTAGCGGCCGATCGCCGTGTGCGACGCGTTCTCGGCGTCCCGGAGGAGGATGCACGAGTTCGGGAGGAGGGACTCGCGGGAGGCGAGCTCGAGGAAACCTTCCTGGAAGAACGCGTCGACGTGGCCCGAAGGCACCGTGAGCTCCTGCACGCCCGTGTCGAGCTTCTCGGCCTCGACGCGCTGGTTCTCGTACGTCTCGCTCACCATCCCGAGCGCGTCGGCGCGGATGCGGAGGTTCGTGTCCATGGTCACGAACACGGTGGGCCGCCCCTGGTCCTCTTCGCGGACGTCGAACGCGGTCTGCAAGATCGCCGCGTCCATCGCGTCCGTGTCGATCGCCGAGGCGAGGCTCGGGCGCTTCTGGGGCACCGCCACGCGGAGCGAGCCGCCGCTCTTCAGGGTGACGCCCTTCGACAGCGAGCCTTGCTCACGGAGCCCGTCGAGGATGCGCGCGATTTGGCGCGCGTTCCTGCCGCGCTCGGAGCCCTCGCGCTTGAACTGATCGAGCTCCTCGATCGCGTAGATCGGAATGATGACGTTGTTGTCCTCGAACCGGAAGACCGACTGCGGGTCGTGGAGGAGGATGTTCGTGTCGAGGACGTAGTTCTTCTTCATGGGGGTTTCGAGGCGCAAGGTACCGAGCCTAAATCAGCGAGAGCGAAGCTCGACCAAAATCGGTGAGCCCAGGCTCGCTCGCGTGGCGTCGTGCCGCCACGCGTGACGAGCTCGACGAGTCGAGCATACGTAAGCCGAACCGGCGCGAGAACCCGGAAAGTGGCCCCCGAACGAGCACCGTGCGCGCCTCACGCACGCGCAGCGCACGTTCTTCGGTCGACTTATCCTTGCTCACTCGGCACGCCGGAGCGCGCCCACATGTGCCTCGTGGGCCTACGAAACGGCCTTTTCCGGGGGGCGCGGCTCGTGCGAGGGTGCGCGCCATGAGCCGTGAGCCGACCACCTACTGGGACTACATCAAAGTCGAGGAGCTCCTCTCGCTCCAGACGGGCGTCGCACCGAGCGAGGCCGAGCTCACGAACGACGAGGTGCTCTTCGTCGTGGTCCACCAGATCGACGAGCTCTGGATGAAGCTCGCGCTACGCGAGCTCGTCACGGTGCGTGATCTCTTCGCGCGCCCCAAGGTGCCCGAGCAGTCGCTGTCGACGGCCGTGCGCGGCATCCGGCGCATGGACCTCCTCTTCCGCAAAATGGCCGATCACTTCGCGCTGATGGAGACCATGACCACACGCGACTACCTCGGCTTCCGCGACAAGCTCTCGCCGGCGAGCGGCTTCCAGTCGGCGCAGCTCCGCGAGATCGAGCTCCTCCTCGGTCTCGGCGACGCCGAGCGCATCCCGCTCGGTTCGGAGAAGTCGTACATGCAGGCGCTGCTCGGGCCGAAGGGCGCCCCCTCTCCTGCCTCGAAGCGCGTCGAGGCGCGCCTCTCGGACCTGCCGACGCTCCGCGACGCCGTGCACGCGTGGCTCTGCCGCACGCCCATCCAAGGCAGCACCCCCGACGACCCGCACGACGCCGAGAACGTGCGCGCCTTCGTCGAGTCGTATTTGCTCTCCCACGCGCGGGCGACCGAGACCGCCAAGGCCCTCGCCAAGACGACCGCCCTCACCCCCGACGACGAGGCGCGCCTCGACGCGCGCTACGAGCGAGAGAAGGCCGACACCCGCGCCTACCTCTTCGCGGAGGACGTGACCCGCGAGGAAGAACGCCCCCGCGCGACGAGGCTCCGGGCGGCCCTCGTCTTCATCGAGAGCTACCGCGAGCTCCCCCTGCTCGCGTGGCCGCGCGAGGTGGTCGACGCGCTCGTCGCGTTCGAACAAGGCTTCGTCGTGTTCCGTCAACGGCACGCGCGGATGGTCGAGCGCATGATCGGGAGGCGCACGGGCACGGGCGGCTCTGCGGGCGTCGACTACCTCGACCAGACGGCACTCAAGTACCGGATCTTTCGAGACATTTGGGCTGTCCGAACGATCCTCGTCCGCGAGGGCGAGCTGCCTCCGCTGGAGCGCCCGGGGTACTACGGCTTCGCGGGCGATAGCTGACGTCGGCGGGGCGGGTCCCCCTCGTCGGCTGAGCTGCGGCATCGACGTCGCGAGGCACGAAGGGGCTTGTGGGCCCGGTGCGCGGAGACGATCATCCGAGCCGTGCACCTCAGCCTCTTCGACATGTTCACGATCGGCATCGGGCCCTCCAGCAGCCACACGGTGGGCCCCATGCGGGCGGCGAGGAGGTTCGTGGAGAGCCTCGATCGCGAGGGGCTCGTCGGGCGCGTCTCGCACGTGAAAGCCGAGCTCTTCGGCTCGCTCGGGCACACCGGGAAGGGCCACGGCAGCGACGTGGCCGTCATGCTCGGCCTCGAAGGGGAGCGCCCCGAAGCGCTCGACCCGGACACGGTCCCGGCGCGCATCGAGGCCATCCGCGCGACCAAAGAGGTGAAGCTCCTCGGCTTCGCGCCCGTGCGCTTCGACCCGGGGAGCGAGCTCGTGGAGCGGGGCGGCCAGAGCCTCGTCTTCCATCGGCGCCAGAGCCTCCCGGCGCACCCGAACGGCATGCGCTTCACGGCCGATCTCTCGGACGGCGAGCCCTTCGTGCGGATCTACTACTCCGTCGGCGGCGGGTTCGTCGTGAACGACGGCGAGGTCGAGCCCACGCTCGGCGAGCGGAAGCCCCCGCCCTACCCGTTCACGAGCGGGCAGGATCTGCTCACGATCACGGAGGATCACGGGCTCTCGATCAGCACCGTGGTGCTCGAGAACGAGAAGGTGTTGAGGCCCGAGGCCGAGGTGCGCGAGGGCCTCGCGAAGATCGCCGCGGCGATGCAGGCGTGCGTGAAACGAGGCTGCGAGCGCGAGGGCATCCTCCCCGGGGGCCTCAAGGTACGGAGGCGCGCCGCGGCGCTCCATCGGCGGCTCACGTGCGACACCCGCACGACCGATCCGCTGCTCGCCATGGACTGGGTGAACCTCTGGGCGCTCGCTGTGAACGAGGAGAACGCCGCAGGAGGTCGCGTGGTCACGGCGCCCACGAACGGCGCCGCGGGCATCCTCCCGGCCGTGCTCCACTACTATCTCCGCTTCGTGCCGAACGCGAACGACGACGGCGTCGCGCGCTACCTCCTCACGTGCGCCGCGATCGGGATGCTCTACAAGCGCAACGCCTCGATCTCCGGGGCCGAGGTCGGCTGCCAGGGCGAGGTGGGCGTCGCGTGCAGCATGGCCGCCGCCGGCCTCGCCGAGGTCATGGGGGGCACCCCCGAGCAGGTCGAGAACGCGGCCGAGATCGGCATGGAGCACAACCTCGGGCTCACGTGCGATCCGGTCGGCGGCCTCGTGCAGGTGCCGTGCATCGAGCGGAACGCCATGGCGTCGGTGAAGGCGATCAACGCCGCGCGGCTCGCGCTCTCGGGCGACGGAAAGCACAAAATCTCCCTCGACAAGGTCATCGCGACCATGCGCCAAACCGGCGCCGACATGATGACGAAGTACAAGGAGACCGCCCGCGGCGGCCTCGCCGTGAACATCATCGAGTGCTGAGGGGGACCTCCCGTCCTTCGGGCCGAGGAGCGCCCGATCACAAAAAGGCACCGAGAGCCATTTGACACTCAGTGCCACAATGCTATCCCGAGCGCGTGGGGCGATGGGCCCTGCACGGAGGACCGCATGCGCATCCCGACCCAAGGCCGAACGAAGTCCGAAATTCTCGCCGATCTCGAGGCCGCCCGCGTGGGCGACTTCCCCTTCCGGGACGGGAAGCTCTTCGCCTACACGTTCGAGGGCGACGCCGAGACGACCGAGCTCGGGAAGCTCGCGTTCATGGAGTACCTGACCGAAAACGGGCTCGATCCCACGACCTTCCCGAGCCTCCGGCGCTTCGAGAACGACCTCGTCGACATGGCGCGCCGCCACCTCGGCGGGGACGAGGCCGTGGTCGGCAACTTCACGAGCGGCGGCACCGAGTCGATCCTGCTCGCCGTGAAGACCGCGCGGGACCACGCGCGCGCACACAAGCCGCACGTGACCGAGCCCTCGATGCTCGTCCCGGAGACGGCCCACGCCGCGTTCCACAAGGCCGCCGCGTACTTCGGCGTGCGCCTCGTGCAGACCCGCGTCTCGCCGGAGACCTTCCGCGCCGACCCCTCGGACATGCGCGAGAAGCTCGACGACACGACCATCCTCGTCGTCGCGTCGGCGTGCTCGTACGCCCACGGCGTGGTCGACCCGGTGCGCGAAATCGCCGCGCTCGCCGCGGAGCGAGGCGTTTTGTGCCACGTCGACGGCTGCATGGGCGGCTTCCTCCTGCCCTACATGGCCCGCCTCGGCGAGCCCGTCCCCGACTTCGACTTCCGCGTGCCCGGGGTCACGAGCATGTCGATGGACTTCCACAAGTACGGGCTCTGCCCGAAGGGGGCCTCGGTGGTGCTCTACAAGAACGAGGCGCTCCGCCGGCACCAGGTGTTCGTGTGCGCCGAGTGGACGGGCTACACGATGTTCAACCCCACCATCCAGAGCTCCAAATCGGGAGGGCCCCTCGCGGCGGCCTGGTCGGTGCTGCAGC
The DNA window shown above is from Myxococcales bacterium and carries:
- a CDS encoding SUMF1/EgtB/PvdO family nonheme iron enzyme: MHRFGRTALVVASSVGLMAATFALPSARGALVEPPSEPPSADAEEPEHDPASGPAKPKAHGVVRIKVPEKDGMVRVPGGRFVMGTAFGKAPPNEKPQRTTTSGPFWIDKTEVSVAAYRACVASKHCERPRVTSAQCTYDAQDGELPVSCVRWEDAEAYCRSVGKRLPSEVEWELSARGPSGYVYPWGNRLPDCKLANTLIRDNSGRGCFARPWRVRSVPANASVYGVLDLSGNVEEWTQDWYSEHLGDLAPRSGASHTLRGGGFQTSPSRARASTRDWGSVIEAGPNVGFRCAKDATP
- a CDS encoding PhoH family protein is translated as MKKNYVLDTNILLHDPQSVFRFEDNNVIIPIYAIEELDQFKREGSERGRNARQIARILDGLREQGSLSKGVTLKSGGSLRVAVPQKRPSLASAIDTDAMDAAILQTAFDVREEDQGRPTVFVTMDTNLRIRADALGMVSETYENQRVEAEKLDTGVQELTVPSGHVDAFFQEGFLELASRESLLPNSCILLRDAENASHTAIGRYDAQKGGVIALRVPREGVMGVRPRNKEQSLALDLLLDESIRLVTLVGKAGTGKTLLAIAAGLKRTIEDGIYTRILVSRPVMPLGRDIGFLPGDVDEKLNPWMQPIFDNLEFLFSHGQKKGSRAYAEMLESGQLQVEPLTYIRGRSLPQQFIIVDEAQNLTPHEVKTIITRSGDGTKIVLTGDPGQIDNPYVDSASNGLTIAADKFKGEKVAGHIVLSKGERSELAELAANLL
- a CDS encoding fibro-slime domain-containing protein; its protein translation is MTFFQAARPLGVFFSVAGIVALAVACGQGGSSPSSGGASGGGPGAGTSCATPAAGCPCAAGAEAACGYEIKGEENFIYCAEGKLTCEGGVFGACRPSGTVSVKSRPVLGPGSGLRFSALGTPVGCATIDGGLNLCDPSCQVMVDTPTGVDAGPGFGLSGGGLVSTGVAVCGDGALQGGEECDDGNTTAGDGCGATCLLEVGFQCPTPGSPCIPATCGNGTIEGAERCDDGNLVPFDGCSPTCQKEVSCPKGGGACVAVCGDGIKFPSEACDDGNSVSGDGCSATCTVEAGATCNTVSSGLAPSVTVPVIYRDLKGTHPDVQPTSGFGVKPGIVASTLAADGFPVFASSQGTVTSATTFDDWYRPTGNNIRILDTLTLTRQPGGEYRFSSNNFFPINGLGYGNYAATGKNFHFTSEVRVPFTFAGGEKLDFNGDDDVFVFINGRLVVDIGGVHPAAAGTVTLSPAVAASIGLVVGTTYEIAVFQAERNTTGSNYTLTLQGFDRARSVCTLPTSQTFVRDFQATCAQGFTPKWQLFQWRASVPAASSIAFRAATADTQAALPANPDPAPVSVNAGSATPTNSPVSATPAWVNEVDGALNPVPVSLRLRDEGLTTSKRWLRVYMTYNVGAGGSPRLDQWRQLYDCVANE
- a CDS encoding L-serine ammonia-lyase; translated protein: MFTIGIGPSSSHTVGPMRAARRFVESLDREGLVGRVSHVKAELFGSLGHTGKGHGSDVAVMLGLEGERPEALDPDTVPARIEAIRATKEVKLLGFAPVRFDPGSELVERGGQSLVFHRRQSLPAHPNGMRFTADLSDGEPFVRIYYSVGGGFVVNDGEVEPTLGERKPPPYPFTSGQDLLTITEDHGLSISTVVLENEKVLRPEAEVREGLAKIAAAMQACVKRGCEREGILPGGLKVRRRAAALHRRLTCDTRTTDPLLAMDWVNLWALAVNEENAAGGRVVTAPTNGAAGILPAVLHYYLRFVPNANDDGVARYLLTCAAIGMLYKRNASISGAEVGCQGEVGVACSMAAAGLAEVMGGTPEQVENAAEIGMEHNLGLTCDPVGGLVQVPCIERNAMASVKAINAARLALSGDGKHKISLDKVIATMRQTGADMMTKYKETARGGLAVNIIEC
- a CDS encoding aspartate aminotransferase family protein, whose protein sequence is MRIPTQGRTKSEILADLEAARVGDFPFRDGKLFAYTFEGDAETTELGKLAFMEYLTENGLDPTTFPSLRRFENDLVDMARRHLGGDEAVVGNFTSGGTESILLAVKTARDHARAHKPHVTEPSMLVPETAHAAFHKAAAYFGVRLVQTRVSPETFRADPSDMREKLDDTTILVVASACSYAHGVVDPVREIAALAAERGVLCHVDGCMGGFLLPYMARLGEPVPDFDFRVPGVTSMSMDFHKYGLCPKGASVVLYKNEALRRHQVFVCAEWTGYTMFNPTIQSSKSGGPLAAAWSVLQLQGENGYLEVARALLAARKKVEAAVEDDPHLRMMGKPEMSLVAFTSDTVCVFELTDAMKARGFGLQAQLGYGASKANVHLTINPGNTRVIDDLVVALHEETARLARGGSRPGPNDELRQMAAHITEALANDRSGDVAAHVIGQADTGSGKMADVSRLLDLLGPREREKLLVAFVGKMFTPKPE
- a CDS encoding tryptophan 2,3-dioxygenase; the encoded protein is MSREPTTYWDYIKVEELLSLQTGVAPSEAELTNDEVLFVVVHQIDELWMKLALRELVTVRDLFARPKVPEQSLSTAVRGIRRMDLLFRKMADHFALMETMTTRDYLGFRDKLSPASGFQSAQLREIELLLGLGDAERIPLGSEKSYMQALLGPKGAPSPASKRVEARLSDLPTLRDAVHAWLCRTPIQGSTPDDPHDAENVRAFVESYLLSHARATETAKALAKTTALTPDDEARLDARYEREKADTRAYLFAEDVTREEERPRATRLRAALVFIESYRELPLLAWPREVVDALVAFEQGFVVFRQRHARMVERMIGRRTGTGGSAGVDYLDQTALKYRIFRDIWAVRTILVREGELPPLERPGYYGFAGDS